Proteins encoded within one genomic window of Amycolatopsis nigrescens CSC17Ta-90:
- a CDS encoding malate dehydrogenase, whose product MTQAPVNVTVTGAAGQIGYALLFRIASGQLLGQDTPVKLRLLEIPQAVKAAEGTALELEDGAFELLAGIDIFDDAKKAFEGTNVALLVGARPRTKGMERGDLLEANGGIFKPQGEAINAGAAEDIKVLVVGNPANTNSLIARSHAPDVPAERFTAMTRLDHNRALAQLAKKTGVPVSEIKKLAIWGNHSATQYPDIFHAEVAGKNAAETVNDEQWLADEFIPTVAKRGAAIIEARGASSAASAASAAIDHVHTWVNGTPAGDWTSAAIVSDGSYGVPEGLISSFPVTAKDGKYEIVQGLEINEFSRQRIDASVQELVEERDAVTKLGLI is encoded by the coding sequence ATGACCCAAGCCCCTGTCAACGTCACCGTCACCGGCGCTGCCGGCCAGATCGGCTACGCGCTTTTGTTCCGCATCGCGTCCGGTCAGCTGCTCGGCCAGGACACGCCGGTGAAGCTGCGGCTCCTGGAGATCCCGCAGGCGGTCAAGGCGGCCGAGGGCACCGCGTTGGAGCTGGAGGACGGTGCGTTCGAGCTGCTGGCCGGGATCGACATCTTCGACGACGCCAAGAAGGCCTTCGAGGGCACGAACGTGGCCCTGCTGGTCGGCGCCCGCCCGCGCACCAAGGGCATGGAGCGCGGTGACCTGCTCGAGGCCAACGGCGGCATCTTCAAACCGCAGGGCGAGGCGATCAACGCCGGTGCCGCCGAGGACATCAAGGTGCTGGTGGTGGGCAACCCGGCCAACACCAACTCGCTGATCGCCCGCTCGCACGCGCCGGACGTGCCTGCCGAGCGGTTCACCGCGATGACCCGCCTCGACCACAACCGGGCGCTGGCGCAGCTGGCCAAGAAGACCGGCGTGCCGGTATCGGAGATCAAGAAGCTGGCGATCTGGGGCAACCACTCGGCCACCCAGTACCCGGACATCTTCCACGCCGAGGTGGCCGGCAAGAACGCGGCCGAGACGGTCAACGACGAGCAGTGGCTGGCCGACGAGTTCATCCCGACCGTCGCCAAGCGCGGCGCGGCGATCATCGAGGCCCGTGGCGCCTCCTCCGCGGCCTCCGCGGCCAGTGCCGCGATCGACCACGTGCACACCTGGGTCAACGGCACCCCGGCCGGCGACTGGACCTCGGCCGCGATCGTGTCCGACGGTTCCTACGGGGTGCCGGAGGGGCTGATCTCGTCCTTCCCGGTGACCGCGAAGGACGGCAAGTACGAGATCGTGCAGGGCCTGGAGATCAACGAGTTCTCCCGGCAGCGCATCGACGCCTCGGTCCAGGAGCTGGTCGAAGAGCGCGACGCCGTCACCAAGCTCGGCCTGATCTGA
- a CDS encoding FUSC family protein — protein MIASDPGFVRLRLGLSAVLGIAIAVAALAPLGQPLTVILVGAIAAMMSAFTISDPTPGQQAVTLGLVLLAGAASLTLASVGSAAPPLDSVIFVLLIFVAVYAQRFGSRGIALGSASFFLFFFAMFLQTHLRQVPALLLALLIGVAANALVRFVLLPRRADAELLRIRRAFRARLGAVIRAAEGYLGNGGGDRARAQLRRANDRLHECVLLVEDTAADVVDNRAADLLRRRAIEVELAVQWLTITTQRTAAEPLTPEVTAELIGALQRFHSLIERDPRDLPLISETGEFSRMLVEGSKLAERPEQGDELRRAIADLALADVNAQRIAERDYSAEAETPDETEDDKTAVFAYDNQTRSAIQAVLGGGLAVLGGELVSHQRWYWAVLTVFVVFIGTSTAGATFVKGARRLAGTLIGIVGGVLLALLVGGSVPATIALILVCVFGMVYMSRVSQLIMAFFITSMLGLLYSLLGTFSFEVLWIRVAETAVGAAAGILAAVVIVPVRTRSVMLDDIGELLDRLREFLERAADLLSGKENLNLIELSRQLDRDVERVRATIEPLIHPINVSSRRDYGWYVLTSLETIVFRARHVAARAQPGLLSADGGLSALVRRTTANVDVLLEVVRSGGTHRQLGRDEGGPVCDDVPDARARTVLSSLGQLDEAVIALGRAFDLEPAESVKK, from the coding sequence ATGATCGCGTCGGACCCCGGTTTCGTGCGGCTGCGGCTCGGCCTGTCCGCGGTGCTCGGCATCGCCATCGCGGTGGCCGCGCTCGCCCCGCTCGGCCAGCCGCTGACGGTCATCCTGGTCGGCGCGATCGCCGCGATGATGTCCGCGTTCACCATCTCCGACCCGACCCCGGGCCAGCAGGCGGTGACATTGGGGCTGGTGCTGCTCGCCGGCGCCGCGTCGCTCACCCTGGCCAGTGTCGGCAGCGCCGCTCCCCCGCTGGACAGCGTGATCTTCGTGCTGCTGATCTTCGTCGCGGTCTACGCCCAGCGCTTCGGCTCCCGTGGCATCGCGCTCGGCTCGGCGAGCTTCTTCCTCTTCTTCTTCGCCATGTTCCTGCAAACCCATCTGCGCCAGGTGCCGGCGCTGCTGCTCGCCCTGCTGATCGGTGTCGCCGCCAACGCGCTGGTCCGGTTCGTGCTGCTGCCCCGCCGCGCGGACGCCGAGCTGCTGCGGATCCGCCGTGCCTTCCGCGCCCGGCTCGGCGCGGTGATCCGCGCCGCCGAGGGCTATCTCGGCAACGGCGGCGGTGACCGGGCTCGGGCCCAGCTGCGCCGCGCCAACGACCGGCTGCACGAGTGCGTGCTGCTGGTCGAGGACACCGCGGCGGACGTGGTGGACAACCGGGCCGCAGACCTGCTCCGCCGGCGCGCGATCGAGGTGGAGCTGGCCGTCCAGTGGCTCACGATCACCACCCAGCGCACCGCCGCGGAGCCGCTGACCCCGGAGGTCACCGCCGAGCTGATCGGTGCGCTGCAACGGTTCCACTCACTGATCGAGCGCGACCCCCGCGACCTGCCGCTGATCAGCGAGACCGGCGAGTTCAGCAGGATGCTGGTCGAGGGCAGCAAACTGGCCGAACGGCCCGAGCAGGGCGACGAGCTGCGGCGGGCGATCGCCGATCTGGCGCTGGCCGACGTGAACGCCCAGCGCATCGCCGAGCGCGATTACTCGGCCGAGGCCGAGACCCCCGACGAGACCGAGGACGACAAGACCGCCGTCTTCGCCTACGACAACCAGACCCGGAGCGCGATCCAGGCGGTGCTCGGCGGCGGGCTGGCCGTGCTCGGCGGTGAGCTGGTCTCCCACCAGCGCTGGTACTGGGCCGTGCTGACCGTGTTCGTGGTGTTCATCGGCACGTCCACCGCCGGCGCCACCTTCGTCAAGGGCGCGCGCCGGCTGGCCGGCACGCTGATCGGCATCGTCGGCGGGGTGCTACTCGCGCTGCTGGTCGGTGGCAGCGTGCCGGCCACCATCGCGCTGATCCTGGTCTGCGTCTTCGGCATGGTCTACATGTCCCGGGTGTCGCAGTTGATCATGGCGTTCTTCATCACCAGCATGCTCGGCCTGCTCTACAGCCTGCTCGGCACGTTCAGCTTCGAGGTGCTCTGGATCCGGGTGGCGGAGACCGCGGTCGGCGCGGCGGCCGGCATCCTGGCCGCGGTGGTGATCGTGCCGGTGCGCACCAGGTCGGTGATGCTCGACGACATCGGCGAGTTGCTCGACCGGCTGCGAGAGTTCCTGGAGCGGGCCGCAGACCTGTTGTCGGGTAAGGAGAATCTCAATCTCATCGAGCTGTCCCGGCAGCTCGACCGCGACGTGGAACGGGTACGCGCCACCATCGAGCCGCTGATCCATCCGATCAACGTGAGCAGTCGCCGCGACTACGGCTGGTACGTGCTGACCAGTCTGGAAACGATCGTGTTCCGGGCCAGGCACGTGGCGGCGCGCGCCCAGCCCGGGCTGCTCTCCGCCGACGGCGGGCTGTCCGCCTTGGTGCGCCGGACCACCGCGAACGTGGACGTGCTGCTGGAGGTGGTGCGCTCCGGCGGCACGCACCGGCAGCTCGGCCGGGACGAGGGCGGCCCGGTCTGCGACGACGTGCCCGACGCCAGGGCGCGCACCGTGCTGTCCAGCCTCGGCCAGCTCGACGAGGCGGTGATCGCGCTCGGTCGCGCCTTCGACCTGGAGCCGGCCGAATCGGTCAAGAAATGA